TTTGAAGTGAGGAAGTATTTATGCATAATAAAAGAGTACGTGTTCATTCGGATGAAGTGACAAAAGCAACACATGATGCATTATTACGCCGTCATGTGTCAATTGAAGATATTGCAGATATCGTTTATACAATGCAATCGCCTTATAATGAAGGACTAACAATCGAGCACTGTGTTCAATCTGTTGAGCGTGTATTAAATAAGCGCGAAGTTCAGCATGCTGTTTTAGTCGGAATTGAATTAGATGAGTTAGCTGAGAAAAAGTTATTATCCCCAACATTACAAAAAATTATTGAGTCTGATGAAGGCTTATTTGGGGTAGATGAAACGTTAGCGTTAGGTTCGGTATTTACTTACGGAAGTATTGCGGTAACAACATTTGGTCATTTAGATAAACAAAAAATCGGCATTATTGAAAAGCTTGATACAAAAGCGGGCGAATCCGTTAATACGTTCTTAGATGACTTAGTAGGTAG
This portion of the Solibacillus daqui genome encodes:
- a CDS encoding phosphatidylglycerophosphatase A, whose product is MHNKRVRVHSDEVTKATHDALLRRHVSIEDIADIVYTMQSPYNEGLTIEHCVQSVERVLNKREVQHAVLVGIELDELAEKKLLSPTLQKIIESDEGLFGVDETLALGSVFTYGSIAVTTFGHLDKQKIGIIEKLDTKAGESVNTFLDDLVGSIAACAASRLAHRMRDLEEEGETFAAIPPQELGPKPKSNKEI